From Maniola hyperantus chromosome 21, iAphHyp1.2, whole genome shotgun sequence, the proteins below share one genomic window:
- the LOC117992492 gene encoding uncharacterized protein translates to MGTKSRKILEEIHPLSLIQEVQKWPVLYMKDNPDRLNIHFKNKVWHEIAKTLFSNWETYTDWEKESKVTDLIKKWRNLRDTFKRQIETEKKIREGHDIKKKTYVFFKHMLYLLPHMSTSGDAASDPVVEPKLNEFFKRSIKRTSSDKQQDIKIKRKKRLEKHMPIKSVIIPEMPSRSTDIEGLIDEDKHFLMSLVPSFKRMNDDEKLEAKVKILKVIKGIRRNKNSADSGEYNNADPVTDSLSYNLDDIVYNNVKMEMVTDDRDECESQSNASESNDIDNNSD, encoded by the exons ATGGGGACGAAAAGTAGGAAGATTTTAGAAGAAATCCATCCACTAAGTTTGATCCAAGAAGTGCAAAAATGGCCGGTTCTATACATGAAGGACAATCCGGACAGATTAAATATTCACTTTAAGAATAAAGTGTGGCATGAAATAGCAAAGACGCTATTCTCGAATTGGGAAACTTACACAGATTGGGAGAAGGAGTCCAAAG ttacagatttaataaaaaaatggcgGAACCTTCGTGACACATTCAAAAGACAAATAGAAACGGAGAAAAAGATCAGAGAAGGCCAtgatattaagaaaaaaacatacgttttttttaaacacatgTTGTATCTGCTACCTCATATGTCGACTTCTGGGGACGCAGCATCAGATCCTGTTGTCGAACCTAAACTCAACGAGTTCTTTAAAAGATCAATCAAAAGAACATCATCAGACAAACAACAAGATATAAAGATTAAGAGAAAGAAGCGTCTTGAAAAACACATGCCTATAAAATCTGTAATAATCCCCGAGATGCCTTCAAGATCTACAGATATAGAAGGTTTAATTGACGAAGACAAACATTTTTTAATGTCTCTTGTACCGTCTTTTAAACGAATGAATGACGATGAAAAGCTTGAGGCGAAAGTCAAAATTCTTAAAGTTATTAAAGGTAtaagaagaaataagaattcCGCTGATTCTGGAGAATATAATAACGCTGATCCTGTAACAGATTCCTTGTCATATAATTTAGATGATATTGTTTATAACAACGTAAAAATGGAGATGGTCACAGATGATCGTGATGAATGTGAGAGTCAGTCCAATGCATCTGAGTCTAATGATATTGATAATAATTCCGATTAG